From the Primulina tabacum isolate GXHZ01 chromosome 3, ASM2559414v2, whole genome shotgun sequence genome, one window contains:
- the LOC142539317 gene encoding uncharacterized protein LOC142539317, with protein MGCFLGCFGDAKDQKNKKQRTSQASPKGQKRNQAENARQKCTLVDQSILETPPTNLVSELQNKPKEEEKLSPSPKKRVTFNSNITTHDHVSVFESTDSLPECDFSVRREEEKDLKASNPGSEDGNLITSSVGSYPSNHRYHNTIDSDDEAEDYGDSEDLDDLDDFEDEEGFNDRDEDDANSVMNCQDVWSESTVISSVESRVENHSANSIHEEVESHMLETWQPSVVEAFGAKTNARDRRDYVNSVLNPVENITQWKALKSKGTSCLLKPQKENLISYSEHTRKPMSPGVRTRSDELKKSNQEVAVDASLSNWLVSSEITPSKNNFSSQLESFASGNTISKGSHSARSFEDRPILGALTVDELKQILVSSTPKKTSPIRNPDEVPIIGSVGTYWNHSDSTKNFSSTSS; from the exons ATGGGTTGTTTTCTTGGATGCTTTGGGGATGCGAAAGATCAAAAGAACAAGAAACAGAGGACTAGTCAAGCCAGTCCGAAAGGACAG AAGAGAAACCAAGCTGAGAACGCTCGACAGAAATGTACATTAGTGGATCAGAGCATCCTAGAGACACCACCTACCAACTTGGTTTCAGAATTACA AAATAAACCAAAGGAAGAGGAGAAATTGAGCCCGAGCCCAAAGAAAAGAGTTACATTTAACTCAAATATCACTACACATGATCATGTTTCAGTCTTTGAGAGCACTGATTCTCTGCCTGAGTGCGATTTTAGCGTACGGAGAGAAGAGGAAAAGGATCTTAAAGCTTCGAATCCAGGATCTGAAGATGGTAATTTAATCACCTCGAGTGTTGGATCATACCCTTCAAATCATAGATATCATAACACCATAGATAGTGATGATGAAGCAGAAGACTATGGTGATAGCGAGGACTTAGATGATTTGGATGACTTCGAAGATGAAGAAGGTTTCAATGACCGTGATGAAGATGATGCTAATAGTGTGATGAATTGTCAAGACGTATGGTCTGAGTCCACTGTGATCTCATCTGTAGAGTCGAGAGTAGAAAATCATTCTGCTAATTCGATTCATGAGGAAGTCGAGAGTCATATGTTGGAGACTTGGCAACCTAGTGTGGTCGAAGCGTTTGGAGCAAAAACTAATGCAAGAGATAGAAGAGATTATGTCAATTCTGTTCTGAACCCTGTAGAGAATATTACTCAGTGGAAAGCTTTAAAATCAAAAGGAACATCATGTTTATTGAAGCCACAGAAGGAGAATTTGATATCTTACTCAGAACATACGCGTAAGCCTATGTCTCCAGGTGTCAGGACAAGATCTGATGAATTGAAGAAATCAAATCAAGAAGTGGCAGTAGATGCGAGTCTATCGAATTGGTTGGTTTCTTCCGAAATCACACCATCCAAGAATAATTTTTCCAGTCAACTTGAATCTTTTGCATCAGGAAATACCATTTCAAAAGGGTCTCATTCTGCGAGGAGCTTCGAAGATAGGCCTATTTTAGGTGCGTTGACAGTTGATGAACTGAAACAGATTTTGGTGTCTTCTACACCGAAGAAAACGTCACCTATTCGAAACCCTGACGAGGTGCCGATTATTGGAAGTGTGGGAACTTACTGGAATCATTCCGATTCAACTAAGAACTTCAGTTCGACGTCATCATAG
- the LOC142538818 gene encoding protein NRT1/ PTR FAMILY 5.2-like — translation MIDRRILAMSSVEEEGSAGGRGDLYTRDGTLDLKGRPVLRSNTGKWKACYYIVGYEMFERMAYYGIASNLVIYLTDKLHEGTVASSNNVTNWVGTVWMTPLLGAYIADTYLGRYRTFIFASAIYLAGMILLSLAVSLPSLRPPSCGHGVKGKDCPEKASTLQIAVFYSALYVIALGTGGTKPNISTMGADQFDDFEPKERFQKLSFFNWWMFSIFLGTLFSNTILVYIQDKVGWSIGYGLPTLGLAVSIMVFIVGTPYYRHKPPSASPLTRMARVLGATTRKWKVVVPDEPKALHELSLEEYSNSGQVRLDHSSSLSIFDKAAVKTNNDSSWMLCTVTQVEQTKQMIKMIPILIATFIPSTMLAQTQTLFIKQGATLERGIGPHFKIPPACLTGFVTIFMLISLVIYDRFFVPFARKYTKNPRGITLLQRMGIGLVLHVIIMIGASFVERRRLHVARENKVFDKDGTVPLSIFVLLPQFALVGVADNFLEVAKIEFFYDQAPEGMKSLGTAYFTTSLGVGFFLSSFLLSTVADISKKHGRGWILDNLNVSRLDYFYGFYAVLSFLNLVFFLVVAKLFVYNTEISGDRELERMP, via the exons ATGATTGATAGAAGAATATTGGCTATGTCTTCTGTGGAAGAGGAAGGGTCTGCCGGTGGAAGAGGGGATTTATACACACGAGATGGAACCTTGGACCTTAAAGGTAGACCTGTTCTTAGATCAAACACCGGAAAATGGAAGGCTTGTTACTACATTGTTG GGTATGAAATGTTCGAGAGGATGGCATATTATGGGATTGCATCAAATCTAGTGATTTATCTTACAGACAAGCTGCATGAAGGCACTGTGGCATCCTCCAACAATGTCACTAATTGGGTCGGTACTGTTTGGATGACACCACTTTTAGGTGCATATATTGCCGACACTTACCTAGGACGATACCGGACATTCATCTTTGCCTCGGCCATTTACCTCGCG GGAATGATACTATTGTCATTGGCGGTTTCTTTGCCTTCCTTGAGGCCTCCATCCTGTGGACACGGCGTTAAAGGAAAGGATTGTCCCGAGAAGGCGTCGACGTTACAAATTGCAGTATTCTACAGTGCATTGTATGTCATAGCACTAGGAACGGGTGGAACCAAGCCCAACATCTCCACCATGGGGGCGGACCAATTTGACGATTTTGAGCCGAAAGAGAGGTTCCAAAAGCTCTCCTTCTTCAACTGGTGGATGTTTAGCATCTTCCTAGGCACACTTTTCTCCAACACTATCCTTGTGTACATTCAAGACAAAGTGGGATGGTCCATCGGCTACGGCCTCCCGACACTTGGGCTCGCGGTGTCGATAATGGTTTTCATTGTGGGCACCCCTTATTATAGGCATAAGCCCCCGTCTGCCAGCCCATTGACCCGAATGGCTAGAGTGCTTGGGGCGACTACGAGGAAGTGGAAGGTCGTCGTCCCGGATGAACCGAAGGCACTTCATGAGCTGAGCCTGGAAGAATATTCAAATTCAGGCCAAGTCAGACTCGATCATTCTTCTTCTCTCAG CATCTTTGACAAAGCAGCGGTGAAAACCAATAACGATTCATCGTGGATGTTATGTACCGTAACTCAAGTGGAGCAAACGAAGCAAATGATCAAAATGATCCCTATACTGATTGCAACATTCATACCAAGCACCATGCTGGCTCAAACGCAGACACTCTTCATCAAGCAAGGCGCGACCCTGGAACGTGGCATCGGCCCCCATTTCAAGATCCCCCCAGCCTGCCTCACAGGCTTCGTAACCATCTTCATGCTCATAAGTCTCGTAATCTACGACAGATTCTTCGTCCCGTTCGCCAGAAAATACACAAAAAACCCAAGAGGGATCACTCTGTTACAACGCATGGGGATCGGGCTTGTGCTGCACGTCATCATCATGATCGGTGCCAGTTTCGTCGAGCGGAGAAGGCTACACGTCGCAAGAGAAAACAAGGTTTTCGATAAAGATGGAACGGTCCCGCTCTCGATCTTCGTCCTCCTCCCACAGTTTGCTCTGGTGGGAGTTGCTGACAACTTCCTCGAAGTGGCTAAGATTGAGTTCTTCTACGATCAGGCGCCGGAAGGAATGAAGAGTCTCGGGACCGCGTATTTTACTACAAGCTTGGGAGTTGGTTTTTTCTTGAGCAGTTTCCTTCTGTCAACTGTGGCTGATATCTCAAAGAAACACGGGAGGGGATGGATTTTGGACAACCTTAATGTGTCACGTTTGGAttatttttatggattttatgctgTTTTGAGCTTCCTAAACCTTGTCTTCTTCCTGGTTGTGGCCAAGCTGTTCGTTTACAACACAGAAATAAGTGGCGACAGAGAATTGGAGAGGATGCCTTAA
- the LOC142539318 gene encoding multiple organellar RNA editing factor 2, chloroplastic-like isoform X2, which yields MTMAATMARLILTVRSTGATRPSLIIPTRLFSSTLSINPPLVRFNTIRCRVNRSGSGYSPLNSGSNFSDRPPTEMAPLFPGCDYEHWLIVMDKPGGEGATKQQMIDCYVQTLAKVLGSEEEAKKKIYNVSCERYFGFGCEIDEETSNKLEGLPGVLFVLPDSYVDAENKDYGAELFINGEIVQRSPERQRRVEPVPQRAQDRPRYNDRTRYVRRRDNMR from the exons ATGACAATGGCAGCCACGATGGCCCGATTAATCCTGACCGTCCGATCTACAGGAGCCACCAGGCCCTCGTTGATCATCCCCACACGACTCTTCTCCTCCACTCTCTCCATAAACCCGCCGCTCGTTAG GTTTAATACAATACGCTGCCGGGTTAATAGATCCGGTTCGGGTTATTCCCCGCTGAATTCCGGCTCAAACTTCAGCGACCGGCCGCCAACCGAGATGGCCCCACTCTTCCCCGGATGTGACTACGAGCACTGGCTTATTGTGATGGATAAGCCTGGTGGTGAAGGGGCCACCAAGCAGCAGATGATTGATTGCTATGTTCAAACCCTAGCCAAAGTGCTCGGAAG TGAGGAGGAGGCGAAGAAGAAAATATATAATGTTTCTTGTGAGAGGTACTTTGGGTTTGGATGTGAGATAGATGAGGAAACATCTAACAAGCTTGAAG GTTTGCCCGGCGTTCTTTTTGTTCTTCCAGATTCTTATGTTGATGCTGAGAACAAGGATTATGGAG CTGAGCTATTTATAAATGGAGAGATAGTTCAGCGATCTCCAGAGAGACAAAGGAGAGTTGAGCCTGTGCCTCAGAGAGCTCAAGACAGGCCAAGATACAATGATCGAACCCGATATGTCAGGCGCCGTGATAATATGCGGTGA
- the LOC142539318 gene encoding multiple organellar RNA editing factor 2, chloroplastic-like isoform X1 has product MTMAATMARLILTVRSTGATRPSLIIPTRLFSSTLSINPPLVRFVPPMSASRSAAPALSHFVTVICPNFTRFNTIRCRVNRSGSGYSPLNSGSNFSDRPPTEMAPLFPGCDYEHWLIVMDKPGGEGATKQQMIDCYVQTLAKVLGSEEEAKKKIYNVSCERYFGFGCEIDEETSNKLEGLPGVLFVLPDSYVDAENKDYGAELFINGEIVQRSPERQRRVEPVPQRAQDRPRYNDRTRYVRRRDNMR; this is encoded by the exons ATGACAATGGCAGCCACGATGGCCCGATTAATCCTGACCGTCCGATCTACAGGAGCCACCAGGCCCTCGTTGATCATCCCCACACGACTCTTCTCCTCCACTCTCTCCATAAACCCGCCGCTCGTTAGGTTCGTTCCACCCATGTCCGCCTCTCGCTCCGCCGCGCCCGCCTTATCCCATTTTGTGACGGTAATCTGTCCTAATTTCACCAGGTTTAATACAATACGCTGCCGGGTTAATAGATCCGGTTCGGGTTATTCCCCGCTGAATTCCGGCTCAAACTTCAGCGACCGGCCGCCAACCGAGATGGCCCCACTCTTCCCCGGATGTGACTACGAGCACTGGCTTATTGTGATGGATAAGCCTGGTGGTGAAGGGGCCACCAAGCAGCAGATGATTGATTGCTATGTTCAAACCCTAGCCAAAGTGCTCGGAAG TGAGGAGGAGGCGAAGAAGAAAATATATAATGTTTCTTGTGAGAGGTACTTTGGGTTTGGATGTGAGATAGATGAGGAAACATCTAACAAGCTTGAAG GTTTGCCCGGCGTTCTTTTTGTTCTTCCAGATTCTTATGTTGATGCTGAGAACAAGGATTATGGAG CTGAGCTATTTATAAATGGAGAGATAGTTCAGCGATCTCCAGAGAGACAAAGGAGAGTTGAGCCTGTGCCTCAGAGAGCTCAAGACAGGCCAAGATACAATGATCGAACCCGATATGTCAGGCGCCGTGATAATATGCGGTGA